The genome window GTTCAAAACTCAAATGAACATCtgattttgttcttattttagGGGGGATTTTTGGCAGTCTGTGCAACTCCAGAAGATCCCAGGGCCAGAAAAGTAGCTGTCAGACACACCAAATCTTCCCACCCCTTGTGGCAGTACACCTGGTCCTTGGCAAAGTGATGGAAGTAGGAGTCTGATTGGTTTCTGAGTGGGAAAACTGAGAGCTTGGGAATCGGGGGCTTTACATGCACCCATTTCAGCTGCAgtatagaaaatgttttaaaaatgaatcagatGCCATTGCTTTCATGTCACAGGTTACTGGGACTCTGCAACAATTTTGCTTATGTGGTTATGCTGAGCGCTGCCCATGACATTCTCAGCCATCAGAAGGTgcctgctggcaatgggactggaCCGGTGAGTGTGCGGagcaaaaaaaaagcagacaTGCGCAGCTGTGTCTGTTGTGCAAAAGGGGacaaaaaaacaagtggagattAGGAAATGTGTCTCACCCTGCAAAAGAACGTGTAAACAAAATGCACTTGCTTAGAAGTGGGGAGTGTTGCACACCTGGATCTGAGGAGTTctcaaggagaaaaggaaagccaTAGCTGAAAGGTGAAAATGCAGTTCGGTGAGGGTGCAACTGGCTGTGCAGAGGGTGGCACAAGCACTGGGACCTGCTTAGTCTGTGGATATTTGATAGGCCCACCGAACCCTGCAGAAAGAGTGCATTTCAACTGAGCATTAGGAAACTTACTAATGGTAAGAAAAATTGGCAAGGGAGTGAGTTATATGGTGGGGGCAGAGGCTGTCTCTTGCTGGAGGTCTTCAAATAGAGGCTAGGAAGCTTTTGGGATGGAAAACAGTCACTCTGGATTTCTTTCGCCAGGCAGGAAGATGGACTAGTTGCCATTTAAAGTCCTCTCGGACTCTGTGCTTCCTGGATGGTGATCCTCCCTGCTTCTTTTTATACTGGAAAAAATGTCCCTAAGTTCAAGGATAGAATGAATAAAAAGCAAGTAAAGTCACAATCGGTTTATCCTAAAGACACCAGGATGTATGACAAAATGAGTTGTACTCTCACACAAAAGATTATTGCATGGAGAAATCATTAAATAGTTGGTAAGACAGAATGAGTGGTGGTGTCCTCTCCAACATCTAATCTTTGGTTTCTGGTGTCTGATTCCTCCCACAGGTGCCCCACGGTGCTAATGATTCTCGCTATGACTGCAACCCCATTTCTACAGGGGTaggtacgggggggggggcaatgggaaTATGTTTGATAATTTGACACTGACTCTTATTCACCATTGTCTCTTTGGTGTGCCCTACAGGCCGTGCTGTTAGCTGACATTCTGCCCACTCTTCTGATCAAATTCAGCGCTCCTTTTTGTATCCATTTGTTCCCATATGGGTGAGTTGGCAAAGTTCACAAGAAGTAATGATGGCTCTGGACTGAACTCTTTTGAAATGTAGCAAGCAATAATTCATTTACATAGACCTGTAATTTGACATACACACCCCAAAAATGTATACTCCATAGAGAAGACAACTAAGGTTCCATCTCCCCTGCAAACTTGTGATCTTTCTGataatgtatttcttttaaaaaagaacattttattcAGAGCAGCAGGAAAGCAGAGCTGGGATGTAGCTAACTTAACATGTTATATTGTTGCTTTAAATATATCATTTTTGGGTAACAAGTAATATAATAAGTAGTCACTGAATTGAGTTTAGATATAACAAGTGATACCCAAGTTATTTCTAAGTTACTTAGAATTGTCAGGTAACACCTAACTATCTTCAAAAGctacttttcaatgcattttaagatATCTTAAGAGAATTTTTAAAGGAAACGTTCATGTTTTATGCCACTGTCTTATCAAAGCTAAGTGGCAAGGTAAGTACAGTATTCTTTGGCTTTTTGGCTTTCAtattttttgtaaatatttccaaggtgcaatatcaggaCATTCCACTAGGGAACCAGAGGAGTATTTCCTCATTTTTTCTGGCCTGTTTGTCTAGACgggcaatggcgaacctatggcacgcgtgccacagctggaacactctgtgggcatgtgagccataagtcgccatcgaGAAATACCTGTCCTCTGATCCTGAATTTTGgcattcccctctgctggtgcagtggtccagcggaggggtgcaatggcggccATCACTGTTGTAGCccgatgggggattggaggaccagtaaataTTTATCTGTTAATACCGTACCTAGGAGAAaaaaaccaagcatttaacccttgcagtgcgggggcaattgtttttaaataagttgattttgtgttgcagtttggtcactcgggctcaaaaaggttcgccatcactggtatagACAGTGGAACTTGTTGAAAAGAGGCAGTGCAACAAATTAGGGGTAGTCTTGGAATAACTGCCAGGGAATAATGATCAATAGTTCTTTACAAAACTGTAATGTTCCAAGctccaggggaaaaaaggggtCTAAAAGGAATCGTGCTTCTGTAATAGAGTTAGTAGCCATTCCTTACTCTCCATCTAGAGTGCCTGGTTATTAAGAGACATTCAGTTGCTGTGAGGAAGGGGAGAATATTCGTTGTCATGAGGGAGTTACTGCCGGTGGTAATtccaaattgttttgttttactccTCATCTCACAGCTTGCGTGTGGCCATCTGCGTCCTCACAGCTTGGGGCAGTTTCTTGCTAGTGGCCTTCTCAACAAGCACAGCCCAAAGTATGGCAGGTAGGTGCTATCCATGTTGGGAATTTATGAGGGAACAGATAgtcattgttgtcatcatcatcttagaactgctgagttggaagagaccaaatggatcattgagtccagcccctgtcaaggaggcacagtggggaatcgaactcccaacttctggctccctagccagagacctaaaccactgatctatccagcagttctccagATGCAAGGCAGTTGCCCCCCCCACCTTTATATGGTGTCCTCTTAACTGCTGGTTTTAGAAAGCTGTAGTGGGTGGGGACATGATTTGACAAAAAGGGAGCAGGGACTCGGGGAAGAGGTGTGTGTATTTCATGAAGACCTCAGACATTTCTCTCGACCATGATTTGAACACATGCAAGTTTAGATCCAAACTATGTTAATGGAACCTTGGTTCCCTCAAAATCAGTGCGGCAAATCAGTCATGACGTGACTTGAGACCCATTGATTTTTGGTAGGCCTCGGGTGCAGCTTAGCTAACATCTGAATGGAAACCAATCTCTAACCTTAGAATCATCCCCTTTCGAAGCAAACTTAACATTAAGTAGCACTTATAATTGACCAACAATTAGTACTTCAGATAGGATTAGCTTCTCTCACCCTGAGGAAGTTGCTCTCTGTAAAATTCCATCTTTTATACAGTCCATAAAACACTACATTTCTGGCTCATGTAATGTTCAGTAGCACAAGAGAACAGACCGTAGTTGGATGATGAGATTTGTTTCCTTCCCGTTGCCATAGGTGTCGTGCTGGCCAGTATCTCATCTGGCTTGGGTGAAATAACGTTCCTGGCACTCACATCTTTCTTTGACAGGTAACAAAAAGGGGGAGAGTTTGTAAAGCTGTCGCTTGGGTTGGATGGTGCTTCACGTTTGCTCAGAGAATAAGGTCTGTGGCTTTTCAGACTGTTGCTGAACTTTATGGAGGCAAAACCTTGCTGTTTGTCTCAGCAATGCTCATCTGGGTAACTgcttttaatgagaaaggcaaaCATTGTTTTTCCCAGAACAATGACTGTCATTGTGTCTTTCACTTAAAAAAAGTAGTAGCAGAAGCAGTTCTGCAAGTTTTCAGCTTACTCTGTTGACTCTGGGAAAGGTAGATCctgtggttgaaatcctgctgcttagtgtggCAAATCACAACTGAATAGTGGGCCCGCTGAATCTGTGACGATTTTGGAATCAACTCCTCTCCAAGTCCCTTTTGTTCAGTAGACCTACTCTTgttgctaagcagcaggattttagcctatATGTAAGAAGGTGCTAATGCTGTGTTGTGTTACCAAAGAATCTCCCTGTGCAATCCACAGAGCGGTTGTacaacatttttaaatttattgtacTGAATCCAGATATAATTGTATGCACAGTAGCCTtgttgatttggggggggggagtctgtgttTAACTAAACCTAAGTCTACCCATTTTGTTTGTCTGCCTGTTTTCATAAAGATGGATGTTTCTCTAATACATGCAGCATTTCAAATAACAGTGACGGGCAGTCAGCTAGCCAAATTAATGCAGTGAAAGACAAGGCTGATCCATTATTGAAATTTTTTTGTCATATACCACATCACAGATCACGGCACAGATCAGGGTTGCTTGTGATGGAGTTGATGTGAAGGAGAGAGGCACCATCTCttgagtaaaaaaaataataacaacaggaTAGAGACTATTTGTCTCACAGCTTGgaaatactttttgtttgtttgttttggcagcaactcccaaaattctcccAACTGCACAGCcactgatttatttcattttattaatttcattactttatataccacctcatcgGTGcgaggcactattctgggcagttaacagtcGATAAAATCAAATACGTAATAAGGAAAGGACCAGTGAAAATCCTGAAGACAAAAGTCAAATCATGTCACGTTTAAAAACCAGGATTGTGTAACATATCATAATAAAATGGCAGGGCAAGAGGTGAAGAAGCTATTTTGTCTAGAGATTCTAGAGGTTGTATCCCAAGAAGTGATTTTTCCAAACAGTAACGGAGACAGTAgatggtttttgtaggtttttgggctgtttggctgtgttctgaagctttttcttcccaacgtttcgctagcctctgtggctggcatcttcagaggacaggagttagaactctgtctgtgttctggtgtagtgtgtgggatagctgcATATTTGTAGCTGTAGGATcagatttttgtccttttcaggagattgggtgattatggtgatcagggtgtttttttttttgttatgagtgtattgttgtgataaggagtggggagatggtctgtcactgtgactgatggcaGCAGAACTCAcattttttgcttttctctcctctAGCACGGTGGTGTCTGCGTGGTCCTCtgggacaggaggggctggcCTGATCGGCGCCCTTTCCTACCTGGGGCTGACAGAGGCAGGCTTGAGCCCTCGACACACCCTCCTCATCATGATGGTTGTTCCTGTGATCATGCAGGCCAGGTGAGCTTTGAAAGCAGGAGGGGAGGGAGTGGGCTTAGTGGTGGTATGGATGGATGTGAGTGAAAAAGAGGAGCAGCGATTGCCAGGGACACAAGGGGGTGAGGTAGGCCGTCAAATTCTGGGGGATCTCattcaaaaaaacacacacctccaCACTTCTCAAGGACAATAATCTCAGAGAGCCCCATGTCCCTGATTAGAAGAAGGCATTTCCATTTGAGAGACATTAGGTACCTGCCTAAAGCAGTCAACCTCTTTTGTATATTGTGTTATTCCACAATACAGCAGTCCCTTtgaccactcccccccccacttcattcTCTGTAGCTATTGCTTCCTGTTGGCTCCACCTCCTCATGCCCCCCGCTGCGGCTGGAGTACTTCCACACAGAAGTCTCAGCAGGCCTCTTCCATGTCTCAGGAGCCACTCCTGGGGCGGGAAAGCACACCCCGGAACAGTAAGTGATCCTTATGAATTTCAGTAGTGAGATCCTTTGCCTGGATTAGTGTAAAAACATTGAGCTTTGATCCCTCAGCAGACGAAATCCTCTAATAGCAACCTGGATGCATCCGAGGGAACAACCATTTACCTATAAAGAAACTTTTTAGCTAAAGATTTACATTCCTGCTTCTTTACCAGTGATGCCCTCTGCTGATGCCgaggaaagaaggagaatttTAAGAAAAGCCACGCTGGATTAGACCAAAGGGCTGTGTAGTCGAGCACTCTGTTCACACAGGAGTCTGTC of Pogona vitticeps strain Pit_001003342236 chromosome 6, PviZW2.1, whole genome shotgun sequence contains these proteins:
- the CLN3 gene encoding battenin isoform X1; this encodes MGPIWGGWQGISSDPEGEDEDVPRSVEPATNPDACSLRRNNLGFWLLGLCNNFAYVVMLSAAHDILSHQKVPAGNGTGPVPHGANDSRYDCNPISTGAVLLADILPTLLIKFSAPFCIHLFPYGLRVAICVLTAWGSFLLVAFSTSTAQSMAGVVLASISSGLGEITFLALTSFFDSTVVSAWSSGTGGAGLIGALSYLGLTEAGLSPRHTLLIMMVVPVIMQASYCFLLAPPPHAPRCGWSTSTQKSQQASSMSQEPLLGRESTPRNNTKSCRLSLQEKGKVVKGLLKYLIPLAIVYFAEYFINQGLFELLYFRTASFGHAQQYRWYQMLYQAGVFISRSSASCIRIRQIWLLAVLQCLNMVFLLFAVSYMFLPSIYLVFALILYEGLLGGASYVNTFHCVSAESQPEHREFAMGVACVADTFGISLSGAIAIPVHDYFCRLP
- the CLN3 gene encoding battenin isoform X2, which translates into the protein MLSAAHDILSHQKVPAGNGTGPVPHGANDSRYDCNPISTGAVLLADILPTLLIKFSAPFCIHLFPYGLRVAICVLTAWGSFLLVAFSTSTAQSMAGVVLASISSGLGEITFLALTSFFDSTVVSAWSSGTGGAGLIGALSYLGLTEAGLSPRHTLLIMMVVPVIMQASYCFLLAPPPHAPRCGWSTSTQKSQQASSMSQEPLLGRESTPRNNTKSCRLSLQEKGKVVKGLLKYLIPLAIVYFAEYFINQGLFELLYFRTASFGHAQQYRWYQMLYQAGVFISRSSASCIRIRQIWLLAVLQCLNMVFLLFAVSYMFLPSIYLVFALILYEGLLGGASYVNTFHCVSAESQPEHREFAMGVACVADTFGISLSGAIAIPVHDYFCRLP